The genomic DNA CATCCCCCGCTCTTCGGGTTTTGCTTTGCCAGAGGTGCCCCAGTGGCATCAGGAAGAGGATCGTGAGCACCAAATTCAGCAGCGTCTTCCTGGAGGCCATCCCGGTGCTGCAGTGGGCCCAACATGCCCGGCCGGCTGAGTATCGACGCCTGCAGAACTACGGAGGGGCCCATGGCTGGCAGGAGGTTGGCTGGCCTGGTGAGAGCTCGCCCACCACTTGTGGTGGGGTGTGAGGGGTGAGTGGGGCTGAGAGAGGAGCTGTCTGTCGCCCTGAGAGCTGAGCGCTGGCTGCTTGCTCCCAGGAAGActggggcctggccctgccctgtgGGTGACTCCTGCCCCTCGGAGGTGGTGCTGGGTCTGCCATGTGGGGAGCAGAATCTGTCTCGGTCTCCAGCCTGGCTAGCACTGGGAGCGCCTGGAGCATGACAGCTGGGCACCCTGCCCCCGTGCCTGGAGGTGAAGCCTGCCGTGTGCCTAGCACGTCGGCCGTATCCCACCCAAGGCTCACACTCCACCCCTGGCTTGTGGTTCCAGTTGTGAGGGACGCACTGACCCGTCTCAACGCGTCGGCCAACGGGCGCATGTTCGACGCCCGCCCCCGAGCTGCTGCGGGCGGCTCCCCCTGCGTCCACTGCGCCGTGGTGGGCAACGGTGGCATCCTGAACGGCTCCCGGGCAGGGGCTGCGATTGACCGGCACGACTATGTCTTCAGGTGAGAGCTCGCGTGGGGGCTCGGCAGCGTgatgtgggggggaagggtttgTACCTGCCCCAGGTGAGAGCTCGccgggggctgggcagtgctACACGGAGGGGGGGATTGTACCTGGCCCAGGAGAGAGCTCACctggggagctggctgggcagCGGGGGGGAGCATACCTTCCCCAGGAGAGAGCTCACCGGGGGCTCAGCAGCGcggtgcaggggggagggctTTGTACTTGCCCCAGGTGAGAGCTCACCGGGGGGCTGGGCAGCGTggtgtgagggggaggggtttGTTCCTGCCCCGGGGAGAGCtcgctggggggctgggcagcgggGGGGAGCATACCTGCCCTGGGGAGAGCtcgctggggggctgggcagcgcAGCGGGGGGGAGGATCATACCTGTACTGTACTCAGGGTGACAGCGCCCCCAGCAGGGCCCCCAGTAACACGCAGGCCACAGGGGAGTTCACTCATTCGTGCACCGCGTGAGTGAGGTTTGCATGAGGGCCCCAGGCAGAGCATAGCACAAGCAGGAAGAGGGGCAGGCTGGCCAGGGGCTGCCGGGTGGCACAcatgagcagggcaggggcagatgtTGGCCTTCCCCATTCTCAGACAGGTGCTGTCTGCTTCCCATCGTTAGCTGTTTCGCCTGCTCCAGGACGGAGCTGTGGGCGCCTGGTCCCCTGGGCCAAGAGCTCGTCTGTGGCCCGCGAAGGAGAAGCCCTGCGGTAACGCCAGGTCCCTCTGCCTCTGGCAGCCCCAGGCTTTGTGGGAACGCTCTCTCCAGCTCCGGAAGAACATCCCTCTGGCCGAAGCTGCGCTAAGACTGTGCGGGCTCTTTCGGCTTGCAGCTCCCAGAGCAACCTGCAGTGCTgactctcccctcctctcctctcctctccttgcAGGACCAACGgggccctcaccaaaggctttgaAAGAGACGTGGGCCGCAGGACCTCCTTCTACGTCTTCTCTACTAACACCATGATGAACTCGCTGCATAACTATGCCAGCAACGGCTTCCGCCAGCTGCCCCAGACTCTGGTGAGGGGACGTGCCTGCCCTGGGCCGTCACACGCTGACGCTGCTGGCTAGAGCCTGGGTGTCTGAGCAGCGTGAGcagtgaggcagtgtggcctaatggatggagcactgaactgggactcaggagatgggGGTTCCATTCCTGCCCCAGCCACTGAGCCACCGGGTGACCGTGGGTGAGTCCCTCtcgccttgtgcctcagtttacccacctgCACAATGGGAAGAATAATTGTGTCCTGCTTTGTAATGTGTTGTGAGATCTACGGAGGAACATCGCAACTTTATCATCTCGCAGACTGCTCTGCTGAtgccctgcactcccaacccacagcccctctgcTAGTCCAGCTGTGGGCTCCCCACACtgctctgctgatgcacctcaataTTAACCCTGTTGTGGGGCCCATCCTGAGCCCAGGCTGCCAGGTGTACTGAAtgccaggggtggctctgggCTCTCCCAGTCCTGGGCCAAGCATGGCTGCCTTGTCACCGCCCCAGGTCAGGCAGCAGCAAACGAAGATCCCAGCCAAGGGCTCATTAGGGTGGGGAAGGCAGTGCTGGGCCAGGGGCCAAGACAGCGTTAATCGACATATTCATTGCAACAGGAAACTAGGTACATCTTCCTCCCAGACCATGACCGAGATTACCTGCTGCTCCGGGCGGCCCTGACCCACCGCCCTGTCGACAGAGGCTCAGATGAGGGTGCTCGGTGAGTcccggggcagggaggtgggtcCTTGGTTTGAAACAGGCCGCTTGGTTCCTGCGCTGCCCAAGGTCTGTGACACACTCCAGGAGATCTGTGCGCCCACTGCCCACCACACGAGGGGAGCCGGGTGCCCACCGTCCATGTAATGCTTGGGAAGTAGGAGCCAGGTCCCATCAGGCACTGGTAAAGGGGCAGTGTCTGTTATGGGAGAGgtggcagggatcctggcaggggggcagggctctgtgatGAGACCTGAGGCAAAGCGGAGCAAACCAAGGCCTGGAGAGCTCTGCTAGTGGCCCAGGATCGACATGGAGGCTCCCTTGTGCAGCACAGGCCTCTGCTCTCCGCCAGATGCAGGACCAAGCTTCCCTGCCTGTAGTGCCCGGGGTGCAGTCACTAGGCATAGGAACAGCAGCCTGCTCTGATGCTGCCATAGTTCAgcagagaggcagcaggagccccagcgaGCCTGCTCCTTGGTTCTAAGGCACGAACGGCTCTGGGTCTCAGTTAATGTccgtggagctgggggtggggtggatgcTGGGCTGGAAGGGCCGTTGCTCTGCTCCGACCCAAGCAGCTTGAGCAGGCCGAGGACATGGCCGTGGGGAGTCCCTTCGGGCCAGGTGGGTTCTCACACCAGCTCGTCTCCTCCCCACAGGCCGGAACAATACTTCGGGAAAGACCTGCGGGCGGAGAAATTTAAGATGTTTCATCCTGATTTTATCCGCTACGTCAGGAACCGGTAGCGATCCTGTGTCGGAGCCTCTGCCTGCAAGCTcttcctggggccctgcactaCCATGGAGGGAGGGCTGGATCCAGGGCCCCAGAGCCCTCGAGTGCTGCAGAGACAGAGCCTTTGCccctggggaggcagggagggagcccagctgatCTGCAGGGCCCGTGTGGCTGGCTCCCAGAGGAGCCATCCGCCAGAAGATGGGTAACTGCAGCGGGAGATCCACTGGCCCAGCTCCCTTGGCGGGACACTCCGAGCAGGTGAATTCCCCATGCTCCGCGGGATGAAGGCACGGTCCCCACCTTCGACTGTAGTCTTCCCTCTTCTCTCCTGGCTGGTAGGTTCCTCCGCTCCAGCATTTTGGACACCCCGCAGTGGAGGCTGTACCGTCCCTCCACCGGGGCAGTGATGCTGTTGGCTGCCCTCCACACCTGCGATGAGGTAGGGACGGCTAATAACCCGCTCCGGCCACTGTGAACTGACCACAAGGCAGAAGGTGCCATCTGCTGGTCACAGGCCACACTGCCAGCCTTAGGATTTCCtcgccctccccagcccctgtgcTGGACTCCTTGAGGGACAGCAGCCACGGCTCGCCTGGCGCTGCGCTGGCTGCTTTCACCCCTGCAGCCTGTGTTCCCTATGGCCTCTCTCTGGAGCTTCCTGGTCGAGCCCATGTGCcttgctgtgccctgtgttgtctGGGCCCCAGCCGTTGCATTGGGCTGCGCTCATTGTCCCACTGATCCCTGTGCCGTGCCCGCTGGTGGCTGCACTGCGCGGGCCTGGTGTGTTAGCCCTGCTGCGAGCCACACGCTGCAGTTAGCAGCATGGGTATTTTCCTCATCTCTGTGGCGATGACTCTACCCCCGTGTGTGGCACGCGCGGTCCCCGTGTCCAGCCATGCAGCCCTAGTGCGTGgcgcattgctgctgctgctgctgctacagggctcctgccctgctcgcttagctgggagctgcaggagagtTTTATCTGCACGTTCCCAGTGAGTGTAACAATCTGCTCCCCCACAGAGCTGGCAAGACCCACATGAGGgtgacacccccacacacacaccggaGCGGGTCAGGGGAGGcctgtacagcacaggcagcaggtCCCTGATCAGGTTCTACTCCACATCTCCCTTTAAAGGGCTGCAGGGGCCAGGCATTgttcccccaccacccccccaCAGTGGGATTTTAGGTGGGGCCTGTGCCTGGCTGCTCAGGGCTCCTGGCAGCATCTCGCTAACTCCACCCCCTCTCCAGGTAAGCGCCTACGGGTTCATCACCCCCAACTACCAGGCCTACTCCGAACACTACTTCGACCCGACGCACAAGGCCCTGCTGTTCTACGCCAACCACGACCTGCGGCTGGAGATGAGCCTGTGGCAGGAACTGCACCAGAGCCAGCTTATCACGCTGCACACGAGAGGCTGAAGGTTGGGACCGCGCTGGGTGGTGCAGAGTGAAGGGACTGACCGGGACCTGCCTGGTGGGACACTAGGGCAGACACGCCGGCATTGCGCTGGGAACAAACCCTCCGTCAAGCGTGAAGCTGGGCCCTGGACCTCAGGGAAGGAAAAGCCCTGTTGGACTGTCCAGCCTGTTGCCCCACCGTGCCCAGGGCAGGATGCTGTGAGCTGGGCTCATGCCTACGCCATGAGTGgaatgagtttgtcaggcctcACCGTGGCTTCACAGCAGACGGAGAGGGGTCTGGTTGCTTGGGGAGGTGTCCTCCTGCACTGGGCGTCACTGCCCATGGCCGTCTGCCAGCCCCAGGGCCGTTCCCGCCCCGAACGGAGTTGTCACCTGACTGACTATTGCTGGAACAAATCCAGGCTGTTGCTTTCTGGCGGGGGGAGGCGAACGGGGCTGAATGCAGAACAGCTCGTGAGAAGGGGGCTGCATGGCTGCCCTGATCCAGCAGAGCCTTTCGCTGGGACTGAACTGGCGCCATGAGCAGGCCTCTGAGCTGTAACGCTGCTTGTTGGGTCCCCAAGTTCCCTCCCAGcgtccctccctgctcctgctgctgctgctgagaattGCCTACTACAGGAGAGTGCCTGGCCCTGCAGGCAGGCGGCCCTGGCATTCAAACTCCCCAGCCTGAATAACTGGGGAATGGGGGAGTTGGTA from Gopherus flavomarginatus isolate rGopFla2 chromosome 12, rGopFla2.mat.asm, whole genome shotgun sequence includes the following:
- the LOC127033009 gene encoding alpha-N-acetylgalactosaminide alpha-2,6-sialyltransferase 2-like isoform X2; protein product: MIRLRSCALCWALLGAATLVLLYQAGTCYSRGSFPSFSYRDPLGARQPGAGAMPVQPPVTLLGSRAPSSTLQPFLGDLYGRDETYQSSRCPSGIRKRIVSTKFSSVFLEAIPVLQWAQHARPAEYRRLQNYGGAHGWQEVGWPVVRDALTRLNASANGRMFDARPRAAAGGSPCVHCAVVGNGGILNGSRAGAAIDRHDYVFRTNGALTKGFERDVGRRTSFYVFSTNTMMNSLHNYASNGFRQLPQTLETRYIFLPDHDRDYLLLRAALTHRPVDRGSDEGARFLRSSILDTPQWRLYRPSTGAVMLLAALHTCDEVSAYGFITPNYQAYSEHYFDPTHKALLFYANHDLRLEMSLWQELHQSQLITLHTRG
- the LOC127033009 gene encoding alpha-N-acetylgalactosaminide alpha-2,6-sialyltransferase 2-like isoform X1, yielding MIRLRSCALCWALLGAATLVLLYQAGTCYSRGSFPSFSYRDPLGARQPGAGAMPVQPPVTLLGSRAPSSTLQPFLGDLYGRDETYQSSRCPSGIRKRIVSTKFSSVFLEAIPVLQWAQHARPAEYRRLQNYGGAHGWQEVGWPVVRDALTRLNASANGRMFDARPRAAAGGSPCVHCAVVGNGGILNGSRAGAAIDRHDYVFRTNGALTKGFERDVGRRTSFYVFSTNTMMNSLHNYASNGFRQLPQTLETRYIFLPDHDRDYLLLRAALTHRPVDRGSDEGARPEQYFGKDLRAEKFKMFHPDFIRYVRNRFLRSSILDTPQWRLYRPSTGAVMLLAALHTCDEVSAYGFITPNYQAYSEHYFDPTHKALLFYANHDLRLEMSLWQELHQSQLITLHTRG